In Lautropia mirabilis, one DNA window encodes the following:
- a CDS encoding tetratricopeptide repeat protein — translation MKQPGSVQLRWMTVLALALSASTPWAQDAEDTAAPRQSGTPEALTETAAPQQGVPTPEAVSPEGSFSALPALLQQARALLPDQPEAAWRLLEPQTWHYAGSRDFDYLLGVAALDSHRASEAVMALERVLNNHPDDIPARTELVRAYLALDERQSAHEALQQLLQAQALPDDARQSIQRYLDIISRQPQAANRRWQLTANLTAGQDSNVNAGSTRSRWVVDDGQVLTPLAENRPQSSPFLELGLQFQHSLPLLDALIWSNGLQGSQRMNTRQHPQDTGMLGASSGLAWTRGAHRLSAALNLQQMWLHGHRFRRASGVLAQWQFDPDPRHQLGLYAQIFRLDFDDQPLRNARRTVLGLTWAHALAGPGNTVFIANPYGGQESPRQPLPVLDFRLAGLRLGLQRDLGAGWRGNLGVQWEERRHRGPDPLFGRIRHDRQLDLRLGAEYPIGPRLLITPQLLHTRNHATLAPNDFRRTQLLVDVQYRW, via the coding sequence ATGAAGCAGCCGGGGTCCGTGCAGCTGCGGTGGATGACGGTGCTTGCGCTGGCCCTGAGTGCATCCACCCCATGGGCACAGGACGCTGAAGACACCGCGGCGCCCCGGCAATCCGGCACTCCGGAAGCCCTGACGGAGACTGCAGCTCCCCAGCAAGGCGTGCCGACACCGGAAGCCGTCTCACCGGAAGGCAGCTTCTCTGCACTGCCCGCCCTGCTGCAGCAGGCACGCGCCCTGCTGCCCGACCAGCCCGAGGCCGCCTGGCGGCTGCTGGAGCCGCAGACCTGGCACTACGCCGGCAGCCGCGACTTCGACTACCTGCTGGGTGTGGCCGCCCTGGACAGCCACCGCGCCAGCGAGGCCGTGATGGCCCTGGAGCGCGTGCTGAACAACCATCCCGACGACATCCCGGCCCGCACCGAGCTGGTGCGCGCCTACCTGGCGCTGGATGAACGACAGAGCGCCCACGAGGCCCTGCAGCAGCTGCTGCAGGCACAGGCGCTGCCCGACGACGCCCGGCAGAGCATCCAGCGCTACCTGGACATCATCAGCCGCCAGCCCCAGGCCGCCAACCGGCGCTGGCAGCTGACAGCCAACCTCACTGCGGGCCAGGACAGCAACGTCAACGCGGGCAGCACCCGCTCGCGCTGGGTCGTCGACGACGGACAGGTGCTCACCCCGCTGGCCGAAAACCGCCCACAGTCCAGCCCCTTCCTGGAGCTGGGCCTGCAGTTCCAGCACTCCCTGCCGCTTTTAGACGCCCTGATCTGGAGCAACGGCCTGCAGGGCAGCCAGCGCATGAACACCCGCCAGCATCCGCAGGATACGGGCATGCTGGGCGCCAGCAGCGGTCTGGCCTGGACCCGGGGTGCCCATCGCCTGTCGGCTGCCCTGAACCTGCAGCAGATGTGGCTGCACGGCCATCGCTTCCGTCGCGCCAGCGGCGTGCTGGCCCAGTGGCAGTTCGACCCCGATCCCAGACACCAGCTGGGTCTCTACGCCCAGATCTTCCGGCTGGACTTCGACGACCAGCCGCTGCGTAATGCCCGCCGCACCGTGCTGGGGCTCACCTGGGCGCACGCCCTGGCCGGTCCGGGCAACACGGTCTTCATCGCCAACCCCTACGGCGGTCAGGAAAGCCCGCGCCAGCCCCTGCCCGTGCTGGACTTCCGCCTGGCCGGCCTGCGCCTGGGCCTGCAGCGCGACCTGGGCGCCGGCTGGCGCGGCAACCTGGGCGTGCAGTGGGAAGAACGTCGCCACCGCGGCCCCGACCCGCTCTTCGGGCGCATCCGCCATGACCGGCAGCTGGACCTTCGTCTGGGCGCCGAATACCCGATCGGCCCGCGCCTGCTGATCACCCCCCAGCTGCTGCACACGCGCAACCACGCCACCCTCGCTCCCAACGACTTCCGGCGCACTCAGCTTCTGGTAGATGTGCAGTATCGATGGTGA
- a CDS encoding cobyric acid synthase, whose amino-acid sequence MALVGAGRRPARCVMVLGTSSGAGKSWLCTALCRWYARQGLRVAPFKAQNMSNNARVVAGGEIGSAQYFQALAAGVEPTVQMNPLLLKPEADTRSQVVLLGRVNAELTALPWRTRCAQVWPLLAQTLDALRREYDVIVIEGAGSPAEINLQSSDVVNLRVARHADAACLLVSDIDRGGAFAHLYGTWALIPEEDRRRLKGFVLNRFRGDPGLLAPAPERMLELTGVPVVATIPMRTGHGLPEEDGWFQDRDRRAAARRAVEAGRGGASDGGGDGCEAAGIDEGAGAGLEAASLPAVDAPAMPEQIALLVPPRISNLDEFEPLAALHGVQLVAVRDAGMRPTLSPQDWIILPGSKHTSTDLAWLRRQGLDVWVKAHAARGGRVLGICGGLQILGRMLLDPLGLDGSGEGLGLLPLQTRFEHEKVLRHRSTHFETLPGAWAALSGVPVSGYEIHQGRTMPMDAADPVDAGGASSSATEGIRALPDALGWCNARGNVLGIYLHGLFENDAVLAALFGQRARTMAEVFDGLADHVAAGFAPGVLEGLLD is encoded by the coding sequence ATGGCGCTCGTCGGGGCAGGCAGGCGCCCGGCCCGCTGCGTGATGGTGCTGGGCACCAGCAGCGGGGCCGGCAAGAGCTGGCTGTGCACGGCGCTGTGCCGCTGGTATGCGCGGCAGGGGCTGCGGGTGGCGCCCTTCAAGGCGCAGAACATGAGCAACAACGCCCGCGTGGTGGCCGGTGGCGAGATCGGCAGCGCCCAGTACTTTCAAGCGCTGGCTGCCGGGGTGGAGCCCACGGTGCAGATGAATCCGCTGCTGCTCAAGCCCGAGGCCGACACCCGCAGCCAGGTGGTGCTGCTGGGCCGGGTCAACGCCGAGCTGACCGCGCTGCCCTGGCGGACCCGCTGCGCCCAGGTCTGGCCGCTGCTGGCGCAGACCCTGGACGCGCTGCGCCGCGAATACGACGTGATCGTGATCGAGGGGGCGGGGTCGCCGGCCGAGATCAACCTGCAGTCCAGCGATGTGGTGAACCTGCGCGTGGCGCGGCACGCGGATGCCGCCTGCCTGCTGGTGTCGGATATCGATCGGGGAGGCGCCTTCGCGCACCTGTACGGTACCTGGGCGCTGATCCCCGAGGAAGACCGCCGGCGTCTGAAGGGCTTCGTGCTGAACCGCTTCCGGGGCGATCCGGGCCTGCTGGCCCCGGCGCCCGAGCGCATGCTGGAACTGACCGGCGTGCCGGTGGTGGCCACCATCCCGATGCGGACCGGTCACGGGCTGCCGGAAGAGGATGGCTGGTTCCAGGATCGGGACCGGCGGGCTGCTGCTCGGCGAGCTGTTGAGGCGGGGCGCGGTGGGGCATCTGACGGCGGGGGTGACGGCTGCGAGGCAGCGGGCATCGACGAGGGGGCTGGCGCAGGCCTCGAAGCTGCGTCCCTTCCTGCCGTGGATGCCCCGGCCATGCCCGAACAGATTGCGCTGCTGGTGCCGCCGCGCATCAGCAACTTGGACGAGTTCGAGCCGCTGGCGGCACTGCATGGCGTGCAGCTGGTGGCGGTGCGTGATGCCGGCATGCGGCCGACACTGTCGCCGCAGGACTGGATCATCCTGCCCGGCTCCAAGCACACCAGCACCGACCTGGCCTGGCTGCGCCGCCAGGGGCTGGATGTCTGGGTGAAGGCCCACGCGGCGCGCGGCGGCCGGGTGCTGGGCATCTGCGGCGGCCTGCAGATCCTGGGCCGGATGCTGCTGGATCCGCTGGGCCTGGACGGCAGCGGCGAGGGACTGGGGCTGCTGCCGTTGCAGACCCGTTTCGAGCACGAGAAGGTGCTGCGGCATCGCAGCACGCATTTCGAGACGCTGCCGGGTGCCTGGGCCGCGCTGTCGGGCGTGCCGGTGTCTGGCTACGAGATCCACCAGGGACGCACGATGCCGATGGATGCGGCCGATCCGGTCGATGCAGGCGGAGCGTCGTCGTCCGCGACCGAGGGCATCCGGGCGCTGCCTGATGCGCTGGGCTGGTGCAATGCACGCGGCAACGTGCTGGGCATCTATCTGCACGGGCTCTTCGAGAACGATGCCGTGCTGGCAGCCCTGTTTGGCCAGCGGGCGCGCACCATGGCCGAGGTCTTCGACGGTCTGGCCGATCATGTGGCGGCCGGCTTTGCGCCGGGCGTGCTGGAAGGGCTGCTGGACTGA
- a CDS encoding ABC transporter substrate-binding protein gives MNRCGMGSARAGRRWLTGLLALVGLAWMWAAQAAGADAAGGPARSVVDDRGQALAPPARVVRLVSLSPTLTESVCVLGACDRLVGVDRFSNWPESVTKLPHLGSLGSFNVEAVAALRPDLVLLASDGPLVKQLARLGVPVLVLSPQRHADVADTLARLARVLGLPQARAQQVWEDIRRELHDLAESVPARDRGLRTWVEIDPAPWLAGPDSFLGETLALLGLANVVPAGSAPFVPMSREWALQADPQLFVISDPQQQGLAALRARPGWSRLPALREGRVCLFDGSDLDALVRPGPRLAEGARLLRDCVLRVQGAPASGQAGH, from the coding sequence ATGAACCGGTGTGGGATGGGCTCGGCCAGGGCCGGGCGACGGTGGCTGACGGGGCTGCTGGCGCTGGTCGGGTTGGCGTGGATGTGGGCAGCACAGGCTGCTGGCGCGGATGCGGCGGGAGGGCCGGCGCGTTCGGTCGTCGATGACCGGGGGCAGGCCCTGGCGCCGCCTGCCCGGGTGGTGCGGCTTGTATCGCTGTCGCCGACGCTGACCGAATCGGTCTGCGTGCTGGGCGCCTGCGATCGGCTGGTGGGCGTGGACCGTTTTTCCAACTGGCCGGAGTCGGTGACGAAGCTGCCTCATCTGGGGAGCCTCGGCAGCTTCAACGTGGAGGCGGTGGCAGCCCTGCGGCCGGATCTGGTGCTGCTGGCCAGTGATGGCCCGCTGGTGAAGCAGCTGGCACGGCTGGGCGTACCCGTGCTGGTGCTGTCGCCGCAGCGGCATGCTGACGTGGCTGACACGCTGGCGCGACTGGCCCGGGTGCTGGGCCTGCCGCAGGCGCGCGCGCAGCAGGTCTGGGAGGACATCCGCCGCGAACTTCACGATCTGGCAGAATCCGTGCCGGCGCGTGACCGTGGCCTGCGCACCTGGGTGGAGATCGATCCGGCCCCCTGGCTGGCCGGACCGGATTCCTTCCTGGGCGAGACACTGGCACTGCTGGGGCTGGCGAACGTCGTGCCGGCCGGCTCCGCTCCCTTCGTGCCGATGAGCCGCGAATGGGCATTGCAGGCAGACCCGCAGCTGTTCGTGATCAGCGATCCGCAGCAGCAGGGGCTGGCTGCGCTACGGGCCAGGCCGGGCTGGAGCAGGCTGCCGGCCCTGCGCGAAGGACGTGTGTGCCTGTTTGACGGGTCGGACCTGGATGCGCTGGTGCGCCCCGGTCCACGCCTGGCCGAGGGGGCCCGGCTGCTGCGGGACTGCGTGCTGCGGGTGCAGGGCGCGCCGGCGTCCGGACAGGCAGGACATTGA
- the cobO gene encoding cob(I)yrinic acid a,c-diamide adenosyltransferase, which translates to MEIEQPPREKPYEKREGERRGLIIVNTGDGKGKSTAAFGLALRAHGRGKPVHIYQFMKVPSARFGEHRTFEQLGVPIEGLGDGFSWKSQDLERSAALAREGWERARKTIMAGEHFLVVLDEITYPLIYGWMPLEPVLETLANRPPHVHVVLTGRRCPPEIIALADTVTEMTKVKHAFEAGVPAQRGIED; encoded by the coding sequence ATGGAAATCGAACAACCGCCGCGCGAGAAACCCTACGAGAAACGGGAAGGGGAGCGGCGCGGACTGATCATCGTCAATACCGGAGACGGCAAGGGCAAGAGCACGGCCGCCTTCGGGCTGGCGCTGCGGGCGCATGGCCGCGGCAAGCCGGTGCACATCTACCAGTTCATGAAGGTACCGTCGGCGCGCTTTGGCGAGCACCGCACCTTCGAGCAGCTGGGCGTGCCCATCGAGGGGCTGGGCGATGGCTTCAGCTGGAAGAGCCAGGACCTGGAGCGATCGGCCGCTCTGGCGCGTGAAGGCTGGGAGCGGGCCCGCAAGACCATCATGGCCGGCGAGCACTTTCTCGTGGTGCTCGATGAGATCACCTATCCGCTGATCTATGGCTGGATGCCGCTGGAGCCGGTGCTGGAGACGCTGGCCAACCGGCCACCGCATGTGCACGTGGTGCTGACCGGACGGCGCTGCCCGCCCGAGATCATCGCGCTGGCCGATACCGTCACCGAGATGACCAAGGTCAAGCACGCCTTCGAGGCCGGGGTGCCGGCACAGCGGGGCATCGAGGACTGA
- the miaB gene encoding tRNA (N6-isopentenyl adenosine(37)-C2)-methylthiotransferase MiaB, with protein MSRKLYLRTFGCQMNSYDSERMADLLAETEGAELTDDPNEADIVLFNTCSIREKAQEKVFSDLGYFRAMKAARPELIIGVGGCVASQEGEAIVSRAPFVDVVFGPQTLHRLPELIDRRRQTGHSQVDIRFPEIEKFDALPPPRKVGASAFVSIMEGCSKYCSFCVVPYTRGEEISRPFEDVLSDVITLAEQGVKEVTLLGQNVNAYLGQVEGFDAPADFATLLDYIHDIPGIERIRYTTSHPREFTERLIDAHAQLPKLAPLVHLPVQSGSDRILAAMKRGYTALEYRSIVRRLRAASPGIGLTTDFIVGFPGETEADFLKTLKLAEDLAYDDAYSFIYSPRPGTPAANLQDETPHEEKVERLQRLQAVVQQSSLAIARGMVGSRQRVLVEGPSRKDASELSGRCPNNRMVNFPGAPELIGQLIDVDITSAMSHTLRGEPVAEQLPEVLARAAAERHAQVGLDAREVVRPRAA; from the coding sequence ATGAGCCGAAAACTCTACCTGCGCACCTTCGGGTGCCAGATGAACTCCTACGACAGCGAACGGATGGCCGACCTGCTGGCCGAGACCGAGGGCGCCGAGCTGACCGACGACCCGAACGAGGCCGACATCGTCCTGTTCAACACCTGTTCCATCCGCGAGAAGGCCCAGGAGAAGGTCTTCTCCGACCTGGGCTACTTCCGGGCCATGAAGGCGGCCCGCCCCGAGCTGATCATCGGCGTGGGCGGCTGCGTGGCCAGTCAGGAAGGCGAGGCCATCGTCTCGCGCGCGCCCTTTGTCGACGTGGTCTTCGGCCCGCAGACGCTGCACCGCCTGCCCGAACTCATCGACCGGCGTCGCCAGACCGGCCACTCGCAGGTCGACATCCGCTTTCCCGAGATCGAGAAGTTCGACGCCCTGCCGCCGCCGCGCAAGGTGGGTGCCAGCGCCTTCGTTTCCATCATGGAAGGCTGCAGCAAGTACTGCAGCTTCTGCGTGGTGCCGTACACCCGCGGCGAGGAAATCTCCCGCCCCTTCGAGGACGTGCTATCCGACGTGATCACCCTGGCCGAACAGGGTGTGAAGGAAGTGACGCTGCTGGGCCAGAACGTCAACGCCTACCTGGGCCAGGTTGAAGGCTTCGACGCCCCGGCCGACTTCGCGACGCTGCTCGACTACATCCACGACATCCCGGGCATCGAGCGCATCCGCTACACCACCTCGCACCCGCGCGAGTTCACCGAACGGCTGATCGACGCCCACGCCCAGCTGCCCAAGTTGGCACCGCTGGTACACCTGCCCGTGCAGTCGGGCTCTGACCGCATCCTGGCCGCCATGAAGCGCGGCTACACGGCGCTGGAATACCGCTCCATCGTGCGCCGGCTGCGTGCCGCCAGCCCCGGCATCGGACTCACTACCGACTTCATCGTCGGCTTTCCCGGCGAGACCGAGGCCGATTTCCTGAAGACGCTGAAGCTGGCCGAGGATCTGGCCTACGACGACGCCTACTCGTTCATCTACAGCCCCCGCCCCGGCACCCCGGCTGCCAACCTGCAGGACGAAACCCCGCACGAGGAGAAGGTGGAACGGCTGCAGCGCCTGCAGGCCGTGGTCCAGCAAAGTTCGCTGGCCATTGCCCGTGGCATGGTGGGCTCGCGCCAGCGCGTGCTGGTGGAGGGCCCGTCGCGCAAGGATGCCAGCGAGCTGTCGGGCCGCTGCCCCAACAACCGCATGGTCAACTTCCCCGGCGCTCCCGAACTCATCGGCCAGCTGATCGACGTGGACATCACCTCCGCCATGAGCCACACGCTGCGGGGCGAACCCGTGGCCGAACAGCTGCCCGAGGTGCTGGCCAGGGCGGCCGCCGAGCGCCATGCTCAGGTCGGTCTGGACGCGCGGGAAGTGGTCCGCCCGCGCGCGGCCTGA